The segment tacatggaccactacatctggggtCATGCCCTAaatctcaagaatagcctgcacccgatctgagatgtcccggaccctggcaccagggaggcaacataccatccgagactcccgatctgccccacaaaatctcctatctgcccccctaactatagagtcccctaaaactatccctctcttctcttccctcgttccctttctagttgagggttcaacctctgtgccagaggcaggaccactacaactcattcctagtaggtcatccccatcataTTGATCTGTTGGCCCCACATGTTCATTGATCTCTTTCActctctgcaatgtgaatactccagttaaagccatctcctgcgtgtgtgcttttatttgatatgcagttacacagacacaatgCAGGCTGACATTTGAGTACAGAAGTGATGACCTTAAGTTTCTCTATTCCTCCAACCTTGAGACAATTTTAGATCTAGATTCTTTGTTGTTCTCACAGTTCCAGTCCAAGAAATTCATTTGTCTCTTTCACATTTTGCAAGGGTCATGTAAGAAACggcaagaaaaaaaacacatataACTGTTGCTAAAAATTTTATTGGAGTGTTATTATACAAATGCACCAAGTTAACATGCTGTACCTATCTGCACGCAATGCAACAAGGACTGTTCACTTGGAATAACTTTACAATTGACTTAAATTGTGATGCTCCTGTCTATATTGCAATGTCATTATGTGTGCAGTCAGAATTAGGCTGAGTGATGACACCTAATAGCTTTTCAAACATTTGTAGAATGTGGAAAGGCGCCAACCCTATGAATTAATGAATCCTCCAATATAATTTAGGAATTAACTTTCTTACATTGCATAAACAACTGATTAACAAACACATGTTTACAAACTGCATTCCATTCCAACAGTTGCTACATTCTCCCATGACTCATGTGGTCCTTTCCGTGGATGCAGACGTCTGGGGAGCATGAACACACTTCAGATTAGCAACATGCACTGCATCCCACAACAATAGCATTTCAAAAGTCCGGATACGGTGCACTAGCAGCAACTCACGGTAATAGCAAGGATTGAAAGATTCATCTTGGGTTAAAGGAACACTAACTCCAGCTGTCCTAAATCCGCTATGGGAGTGTGGGGCTAGTCCAGCCTTGGCCAGACACATCCCAAAAAATACATCACCAGTGGGGTACAGTTCAAGGTCTTGGGCTATGTAAAAAATGATGTGAGCTGCATACACAGACATGAGTATGCCCGCTCCACTAATGTATGGTGGGTACAACTTGCTGGTGGTCACTATTTCTGGTACATAATACTTACTCGACTTCTGGCGTTTGGGCCCAAACCCATAAATGAGACGGCccacaaacaggtgttggtgaaCCTTCATGCCTAGCAAGTAGTCAACCATGTTATCGGTGTTGGCAAAGACATCATCATCTGCACTAAAGATGAATTTAGCACTAGGGCAAAATTCACTGACCCACTGCAGCAACTTGTATTGTTTGAGGGTGAGGTTGAAAAAGGTATCCAAGAAATCCCATTGTAGTAtatctctgtgttctctgttttccATGGCTAACAGCTGATTCAATTTCCTACTTTCATTTTGGTCAGGAGAGACACCCGAGATAAAGACTCTCTTAATTAGGACCCCATTGAATTCGCGTTCCTTGCCCCAAGTCTTCCTTATCATTTCCCACCGATCCTGGTTGAAAGGGTGAGATTTGATCACCAGGAGCAGGAAGACATTCTGAGATCCTTCTTGACCACCGCATTTGTCTGGAACATTTTGAATCATGTCAAATTCTCGACAGTGTTTATACATCAAGAAGTTTTTTGTGTGCTCTTT is part of the Hypanus sabinus isolate sHypSab1 unplaced genomic scaffold, sHypSab1.hap1 scaffold_753, whole genome shotgun sequence genome and harbors:
- the LOC132390052 gene encoding N-acetyllactosaminide beta-1,3-N-acetylglucosaminyltransferase 3-like → MRRHRRFHEKVVLGVLITLGLFFMFWDNDQCRETDVVAETVHRNDLPKVVTGDATESVLKPKCHANTTFLHLSSFHQEKEHTKNFLMYKHCREFDMIQNVPDKCGGQEGSQNVFLLLVIKSHPFNQDRWEMIRKTWGKEREFNGVLIKRVFISGVSPDQNESRKLNQLLAMENREHRDILQWDFLDTFFNLTLKQYKLLQWVSEFCPSAKFIFSADDDVFANTDNMVDYLLGMKVHQHLFVGRLIYGFGPKRQKSSKYYVPEIVTTSKLYPPYISGAGILMSVYAAHIIFYIAQDLELYPTGDVFFGMCLAKAGLAPHSHSGFRTAGVSVPLTQDESFNPCYYRELLLVHRIRTFEMLLLWDAVHVANLKCVHAPQTSASTERTT